A single genomic interval of Dysidea avara chromosome 6, odDysAvar1.4, whole genome shotgun sequence harbors:
- the LOC136258708 gene encoding uncharacterized protein, which translates to MASGDDFQGLVLKGVTPLDRDELGRGAYGRVYAVNYYGTICAAKEIHSILVEGVGQVQMQRTIESFMRECRQCSTLRHPNVIQFLGVYYPSVGVGGVQGRIRLPVMVMEMMADSLTSLVDKHAKIPVHIKFSIVHDVSLGLCYLHNHDLPIVHRDLSPNNILLTAHHVAKISDLGVAKVIKADSRKTMTKAPGTVDFMPPECLSVSPVYGPPLDVFSFAGIVLHTFNQQWPHPIDQVQFDPKTRRRVALSEVERRQQYLDKLRGEAEVLRPLVEECLDDDPAVRPTISAVCERIQVNKDVYMKGFPQDVITLHQQVEQKDRENEQLRRENVQQKSKINQLRQQLSSTRSVPTQQVASQLNRVTLGGEGPTTKTSKFRIEAPPLMPTLTSGRYHMKWTQLANLPAPMLNAYVTVQDKKVYVAGGNSPVDDANHQVFVYDVNTDHWDQLPPSGHFDGIPHIIGGKLAIVGGALSATDSPTNKISTFDETSHTWTSYYPDLLSVRIRPGVVTHLEHVIVAGGGKFANNKPVVGDDIEVLNWIENSHWKKVSINLPLPMWDFTPIIANDHYVIVGYGGADLQPYSRAYKIPVDDITRSGDQQQTSDAPNKWITMTEATHWCIALVPSSSPPVVVGGIDQSGTTTSNIKMYDPSKSWKKIASLTSARSGVAIATVNSNAILVIGGYTKGGSKANADSSSLITVELGQAQLIH; encoded by the exons ATGGCTTCCGGTGATGATTTTCAAGGTCTAGTTCTGAAGGGAGTAACGCCACTTGATCGTGACGAACTGGGACGCGGGGCTTATGGGAGAGTTTACGCTGTAAACTATTATGGAACGATCTGTGCCGCCAAAGAGATCCACTCCATTCTGGTCGAAGGAGTTGGACAAGTGCAAATGCAGCGAACCATCGAGTCGTTTATGAGGGAGTGTCGTCAATGCAGTACTCTACGTCATCCAAACGTCATACAGTTCCTAGGTGTTTATTATCCCTCTGTGGGGGTGGGCGGTGTACAGGGAAGGATACGGCTACCAGTAATGGTTATGGAGATGATGGCGGATAGCTTGACCTCACTGGTGGATAAACATGCGAAGATTCCTGTCcatataaaattttcaattgtccATGATGTCTCTCTTGGCCTGTGCTATCTTCACAATCATGATCTTCCCATTGTTCACCGAGACCTCTCCCCTAACAACATCTTATTGACGGCACATCATGTGGCAAAGATCAGTGATCTTGGGGTGGCCAAGGTGATAAAGGCTGATAGCAGAAAGACAATGACTAAAGCTCCAGGAACTGTCGATTTTATGCCACCAGAATGTCTTTCAGTTAGTCCAGTTTATGGTCCTCCCTTGGATGTATTTTCATTTGCCGGTATAGTCCTTCATACATTCAATCAACAATGGCCTCATCCTATTGATCAGGTGCAATTTGACCCCAAGACCAGAAGGAGGGTAGCATTGTCCGAGGTAGAGCGCCGTCAACAGTACCTGGATAAACTGAGAGGAGAGGCTGAAGTATTGAGGCCACTGGTGGAGGAGTGTCTGGATGATGATCCTGCTGTGAGGCCAACCATATCAGCTGTCTGTGAGAGGATCCAAGTGAACAAGGATGTTTACATGAAGGGTTTCCCACAAGATGTTATCACTTTACATCAACAAGTGGAACAGAAGGATAGAGAAAATGAACAACTGAGGAGAGAAAATGTGCAGCAAAAGTCCAAGATTAATCAGTTGAGACAACAGCTG TCCTCCACAAGGAGTGTACCAACACAACAAGTAGCCAGTCAACTTAATAGAGTAACTTTAGGAGGAGAAGGACCAACAACGAAAACGTCAAAATTTAGAATA GAGGCACCTCCATTAATGCCAACACTTACCAGTGGCAGGTACCACATGAAATGGACTCAGCTGGCTAATCTTCCTGCTCCAATGCTTAATGCATATGTCACAGTACAAGACAAGAAGGTCTATGTTGCTGGTGGGAATAGTCCAGTTGATGATGCTAATCATCAAGTATTTGTTTATGATGTCAACACTGACCACTGGGATCAGTTACCTCCCTCAGGTCACTTTGATGGTATTCCTCACATCATTGGTGGCAAGTTAGCTATTGTTGGAGGAGCTCTGTCTGCTACTGATAGTCCAACTAATAAAATTTCCACATTTGACGAAACTAGTCACACTTGGACATCATATTATCCTGACCTTCTCTCAGTTAGGATCAGACCAGGGGTGGTTACTCACCTGGAGCATGTTATTGTTGCTGGGGGAGGAAAATTTGCTAACAACAAACCAGTAGTAGGAGATGATATTGAAGTGCTCAACTGGATAGAGAACTCTCACTGGAAGAAGGTGTCCATTAATCTTCCTTTGCCAATGTGGGATTTTACTCCCATTATAGCTAATGATCACTATGTCATAGTGGGTTATGGTGGTGCCGACCTGCAACCTTACAGTAGGGCCTACAAGATACCAGTCGATGACATCACAAGATCAGGTGACCAACAACAAACCAGTGATGCACCCAACAAATGGATTACAATGACTGAGGCCACTCACTGGTGTATAGCCCTAGTCCCCAGCTCATCCCCACCAGTGGTAGTTGGTGGAATTGATCAAAGTGGTACAACAACATCAAATATTAAGATGTATGACCCTAGCAAGTCATGGAAGAAGATTGCATCTTTAACGTCTGCTAGATCAGGAGTAGCTATAGCAACAGTTAACAGTAATGCCATTCTAGTCATTGGAGGATATACTAAAGGAGGTAGTAAGGCTAATGCTGACTCATCCAGTCTGATTACAGTGGAACTGGGACAAGCTCAACTAATACACTAA